The Methanocella arvoryzae MRE50 DNA window ACCGGGGGAACTCGACTTTCAGGGCATTGCCATGGATGACGGTAACATTAGAGCCCTGAAAGTCGGCCTCGAGCGCTTCTGCAAAGCGCCGGTCCATCTCGATTGTATAGACGTGACGGGCTTTCTGCGCCAGCAGCCGGGTCAGATTGCCGGGGCCGGCGCCGATCTCGAGCACGACTTCGTCAGAGGAAAGCGCGGCGGCATCCACGATCCTGTGGAGTACCGCCTGATCGATCAAAAAGTGCTGGTCCTTGCGTTTATCGGGGGCGAGATCCATTTTTAGTGCTCCAAAAAATCGGTGAAGCCGGCACGATACGTGCCGGTGGCATGTAACATGCCGGTGGCACTGAACATGCCGGTGAGACAGAAATACTCGTACGCTTACTTAGCGTACATTCTGTATTTTATGGTCTCGTCCTTGATCTCTTCCTCTATGCGGCGGGCGATGAGCTTGTCAGGATGATGCAAGCCTTTGATCCTCTCTTCTATATCCTTGAAGCTCTTGAATTTCCCTTTCTTACGCTCGTCGATCACTGCCCACATCATCTTCTTCCCGATGCCCGGGAGAAGCTCCAGCATGTGCAGCCGGGTGGTGATCGGCTGGGCGATGTTGAAGAATTCCACGTACTTGGCCTCGTTCTCTTTCACGATCTTCTCGATCATGAAAGGCAGCTCAAGCTTGGCACCGTTGGATAGCTCTTCGTACTTCAGCCGCTTCTCGACCCGCTTAACCACGTCTCGATCGCCCTTGCCGACGAAGACCCTGCCCCCGATCTCCACCTTAGCACCTTCTTTCATGACCAGCTCAAGCAGGATGAAATACTCCGAGCCGAGGGCCTGGGCCAGCGGCTCCCTCAGGTGGATGGGCCTGGTATCGTCCCCATGGCCCGTGGGCATATAATCCAGAACGTAAGCATATTGCTCTTTGATGTCGATAGCGTGGGTCGTGGTCATCGATAGTTCACCCTGATTGGTTACCAAGTTATAATAGCATATTGACTTAAGATAAAATAAAGTATTGCTTAGATATATTTTGCTACTATATCTAAGATGGCTTTCAGCTCGGCATCGCTCAGTGTGAAACGCTCTTTTGCATAAATAGACCTGAGCTCATCCCGGGTCTGGGGACACAGGCTTGCGATCTTGATCGCGATGTCGAGCTTCATCTTCTCAAGGGTAAGAAGCTCGTTGACCATTTCCCGGGAAGCCTTGCCGTCAGTCTTGGAGAACGTGTTGGCGTGCTCCACAGCCCGCTTCTGTTCGTAGCGGAGCTCTACGCCGGCCTGTTCACGCTCATCCCTGATCTG harbors:
- a CDS encoding RNA polymerase Rpb4 family protein, coding for MIIKKVISEELLTLPEVRDMLNQIRDEREQAGVELRYEQKRAVEHANTFSKTDGKASREMVNELLTLEKMKLDIAIKIASLCPQTRDELRSIYAKERFTLSDAELKAILDIVAKYI
- a CDS encoding DUF655 domain-containing protein, giving the protein MTTTHAIDIKEQYAYVLDYMPTGHGDDTRPIHLREPLAQALGSEYFILLELVMKEGAKVEIGGRVFVGKGDRDVVKRVEKRLKYEELSNGAKLELPFMIEKIVKENEAKYVEFFNIAQPITTRLHMLELLPGIGKKMMWAVIDERKKGKFKSFKDIEERIKGLHHPDKLIARRIEEEIKDETIKYRMYAK